From a region of the Acidobacteriota bacterium genome:
- a CDS encoding sigma-54-dependent Fis family transcriptional regulator, translating into MSAVASNPGPDVAVADPGADPPRDSRLAGTAVLVVDDEEIMRDVLESLLVSEGCRVQLAADGVAGIEAARDGRFDAVLLDVMMPGVNGMDVLKTLRQRDPNLPVIMVTAYGTTQTVRDAMKGGAFDFIEKPFTNEDVVQVVLNAVEHHRQVTGGDDASRPAIDANATRFGKLLGTGDRMRGVFELVARAAPSRATILVTGESGTGKELVAQAVHEHSPRSDRPFVTVNSGSLPPDLLESNLFGHVKGAFTGAVAPKKGLFELADRGSIFFDEIGAVPLETQAKLLRVIQEREFMRLGGIDTVRVDVRIIAATNQDLWAMVAAGQFREDLYYRLHVITVDLPPLRERRGDIPLLVQHFLERFGEENDKGELELTPEALDLLVQYHWPGNVRELENVIERAVVLATSSVIDADLVPDTVRMPYSRGRPEFDIPPEGVPFREVIDDMEARLIVRALELAGGVQKKAAELLHMKPTTLNEMIKRHGIPAGRTRSGGNAGSGSPTAPGSAPPAPRSAAPSTPTTSGLGRLVDVRPGRSGTG; encoded by the coding sequence GTGAGTGCAGTCGCCTCCAATCCCGGACCGGATGTCGCCGTAGCCGATCCGGGCGCCGATCCACCGCGCGACTCGAGGCTCGCCGGGACTGCCGTCCTCGTGGTGGATGACGAAGAGATCATGCGGGACGTTCTGGAGTCCCTCCTCGTGAGCGAGGGGTGCCGCGTGCAGCTCGCGGCCGACGGCGTCGCGGGTATCGAGGCGGCCCGGGACGGCAGGTTCGATGCGGTGCTGCTCGACGTGATGATGCCCGGCGTCAACGGAATGGACGTGTTGAAGACGCTGCGACAGCGCGATCCCAACCTGCCGGTGATCATGGTCACGGCCTACGGCACGACGCAGACCGTGCGCGACGCGATGAAGGGCGGTGCCTTCGATTTTATCGAGAAGCCGTTCACGAACGAAGACGTCGTGCAGGTCGTCCTGAACGCCGTCGAGCATCACCGGCAGGTGACGGGGGGCGACGATGCGTCGCGCCCCGCCATCGATGCGAACGCCACCCGTTTCGGCAAGCTGCTGGGAACCGGCGACCGGATGCGCGGAGTCTTCGAACTGGTCGCCCGGGCCGCGCCCAGTCGCGCTACGATTCTGGTCACTGGCGAGAGCGGCACCGGTAAGGAACTGGTGGCGCAGGCGGTACACGAACACTCTCCCCGATCCGACCGGCCGTTCGTCACGGTCAACTCCGGCAGCCTGCCCCCCGACCTCCTCGAGTCGAATCTCTTCGGCCACGTCAAGGGAGCGTTCACCGGGGCGGTCGCCCCCAAGAAGGGGCTGTTCGAGTTGGCCGACCGTGGGAGCATCTTCTTCGACGAGATCGGAGCCGTGCCGCTCGAGACCCAGGCGAAACTGCTGCGCGTCATTCAGGAGCGGGAGTTCATGCGTCTCGGCGGCATCGACACGGTGAGAGTGGATGTCCGGATCATCGCCGCTACGAACCAGGACTTGTGGGCGATGGTGGCGGCGGGCCAGTTCCGGGAAGATCTCTACTACCGGTTGCACGTCATCACGGTCGATCTACCGCCGCTGCGCGAGCGGCGCGGTGATATTCCGTTGCTCGTTCAGCACTTCCTGGAACGCTTCGGCGAGGAGAATGACAAGGGCGAGCTGGAGCTGACTCCAGAGGCGCTGGATCTGCTGGTGCAGTACCACTGGCCCGGGAACGTGCGCGAACTGGAGAATGTTATCGAGCGGGCGGTGGTGCTGGCCACGAGCAGTGTGATCGACGCCGATCTGGTTCCGGATACCGTTCGTATGCCCTACTCACGTGGGCGGCCCGAATTCGACATCCCCCCGGAGGGCGTCCCGTTTCGTGAGGTCATCGACGACATGGAGGCGCGCCTGATTGTCCGCGCGCTCGAGTTGGCGGGGGGCGTGCAAAAGAAGGCCGCCGAACTGCTCCACATGAAACCGACGACGCTCAACGAGATGATCAAGCGCCACGGTATTCCGGCCGGCCGGACGCGATCCGGCGGAAACGCCGGGTCAGGATCGCCGACCGCTCCGGGCTCGGCTCCCCCCGCGCCGCGATCCGCTGCTCCGTCCACGCCCACCACGTCGGGCCTTGGCCGGTTGGTCGACGTCCGCCCCGGACGATCCGGCACTGGCTGA